Proteins encoded in a region of the Mesoflavibacter profundi genome:
- a CDS encoding DUF1304 domain-containing protein: protein MNILTNIIIAIVALLHLYFLYFEMFAWETKGPKIFRQFPKNLFTPTKALAANQGLYNGFLAAGLIWTFFITNPTWKSNIALFFLGCVAVAGIYGALTASKKIFFVQALPALIGILLVLIK from the coding sequence ATGAATATACTAACCAACATTATCATAGCCATAGTAGCCTTGCTTCACCTCTATTTTTTATATTTTGAAATGTTTGCTTGGGAAACCAAAGGACCAAAAATTTTTAGGCAGTTTCCTAAAAATTTATTTACACCAACCAAAGCATTGGCGGCAAACCAAGGATTATATAATGGGTTTTTAGCTGCTGGATTAATTTGGACGTTTTTTATCACTAACCCAACGTGGAAATCTAACATTGCATTATTCTTTTTAGGTTGCGTTGCTGTTGCTGGTATTTATGGCGCATTAACCGCATCTAAAAAGATATTTTTTGTGCAAGCCTTACCGGCTTTGATTGGGATTTTATTGGTGTTAATCAAATAA
- a CDS encoding DUF4843 domain-containing protein yields the protein MKNFKLFLLSLVALIGLTSCEEELEPQNTNYVTFEVDRTLEVTPDGTSSFDVMVYAANVVGNDRTFNVNVSDASTADPSSYTLGSSVTIPANSNVGKLSLTVTDIDLDLANAKTLVLNLSEQNGLSLGDGITLSLLEQCLFNLVNLNITFDGYSEELQWGIFDSNGSLLLTNSYAAGVSSTSEQFCLEDGDYTFLVVDSYGDGLSYPEDGTVSLTSNGTVLVEVSGNYGSQYQEGFTLGN from the coding sequence ATGAAAAACTTTAAACTATTTTTACTATCATTAGTTGCTTTGATAGGTCTTACAAGTTGTGAGGAAGAATTAGAGCCGCAAAACACTAACTATGTTACTTTTGAAGTTGATAGAACATTAGAAGTTACTCCTGATGGGACTTCATCATTTGATGTAATGGTATATGCAGCTAACGTGGTAGGAAATGACAGAACATTTAATGTTAATGTTTCTGATGCTTCTACTGCAGATCCTTCTAGTTATACATTAGGTTCTTCTGTGACTATACCAGCTAACTCAAATGTAGGTAAATTATCTTTAACTGTGACTGATATAGATTTAGACTTAGCAAACGCTAAAACTTTAGTTTTAAATTTAAGTGAACAAAACGGATTATCATTAGGAGATGGTATAACTTTAAGTTTATTAGAACAATGTTTATTTAATTTAGTAAACTTAAATATAACTTTTGATGGTTATTCAGAAGAGTTACAATGGGGTATTTTTGATTCTAATGGTAGCTTATTACTAACAAACTCTTATGCTGCAGGAGTATCTTCTACTTCAGAACAATTTTGTCTAGAAGATGGAGATTATACATTCTTAGTTGTAGATTCTTACGGTGATGGATTATCTTATCCAGAAGATGGGACTGTTTCTTTAACAAGTAATGGTACAGTATTAGTTGAAGTTTCTGGTAACTACGGTTCGCAATACCAAGAAGGTTTTACATTAGGTAACTAA
- a CDS encoding FMN-binding negative transcriptional regulator — MYPPKKHQDNDQLHHIEVIKTYPLATLISVKDNQPLITHLPLIYRETDGKLIGHIDIYNPQTDLLQHENEVTIIFSGPQCYISPSIYTTTQLPTWNYIKVHLTGTVTRIEDKAALKQSLITMTKFLEAPEHNYVLEPDNPRLDKNLDYIKLFEIDIKTWEGKFKLSQDKLPKDKENARQQLIKSSQDSIKAFLDKVFKN; from the coding sequence GTGTATCCTCCAAAAAAACACCAAGATAATGACCAGCTTCATCATATTGAAGTGATAAAAACGTATCCGTTAGCTACATTAATTTCGGTAAAAGATAATCAACCTTTGATAACGCATTTGCCTTTAATTTATCGCGAAACCGATGGTAAACTTATAGGACACATAGATATTTATAATCCGCAAACGGACTTGCTTCAGCATGAAAATGAAGTGACCATAATATTTTCTGGTCCGCAATGTTACATTTCGCCAAGTATTTATACGACAACACAATTACCAACTTGGAATTACATTAAAGTACACCTTACCGGAACTGTTACCAGAATTGAAGACAAAGCTGCTTTAAAACAGTCTTTAATTACGATGACCAAGTTTTTAGAAGCGCCAGAACACAACTACGTTTTAGAGCCTGACAACCCAAGATTAGATAAAAATTTAGACTATATTAAATTGTTTGAAATAGATATTAAAACTTGGGAAGGCAAGTTTAAACTCTCTCAAGACAAACTACCAAAAGACAAAGAAAACGCCAGACAACAATTAATTAAAAGTAGTCAAGATAGTATTAAGGCGTTTTTGGATAAAGTATTTAAAAATTAA
- a CDS encoding YjjG family noncanonical pyrimidine nucleotidase: MTNIKHIFFDLDHTLWDFDKNSALTFDFIFKKNDLQVDLPQFLEVYQPLNLQFWKLYREEKVSKEHLRFYRLKDTFDALNIEVEAEVINQLSDDYIDNLSNHNHLFEGTLEILDYLKPKYQLHIITNGFEAVQHHKMKKANIIQYFDTITNSEMVGVKKPNPKIFNHALDLANAKTSNSIMIGDNYEADILGALNIGLDAICYNYHNEKIDQSIKTINHLLEIKTYL, encoded by the coding sequence ATGACTAACATAAAACACATATTTTTTGATCTTGATCATACCCTTTGGGATTTTGATAAAAATTCGGCTTTAACATTCGATTTCATTTTTAAAAAGAATGATTTACAAGTGGACTTACCACAGTTTTTAGAAGTTTATCAACCATTGAACTTACAATTTTGGAAACTTTATAGAGAAGAAAAAGTAAGTAAAGAACATCTAAGATTTTATAGATTAAAAGATACTTTTGATGCGCTAAATATTGAAGTAGAAGCAGAGGTAATTAATCAATTATCGGATGATTATATAGACAATCTGTCAAATCATAATCATTTATTTGAAGGTACTTTAGAGATTTTAGACTATTTAAAACCTAAATATCAATTACATATTATAACCAATGGTTTTGAAGCGGTACAGCATCATAAAATGAAAAAAGCCAACATCATCCAATATTTTGATACTATTACAAATTCTGAAATGGTTGGTGTAAAAAAACCAAATCCTAAAATATTTAATCATGCTTTAGATTTGGCCAATGCTAAAACAAGCAATAGTATTATGATAGGTGATAACTATGAAGCTGATATTTTAGGTGCTTTAAATATTGGTCTAGACGCAATTTGTTACAACTACCATAACGAAAAAATTGATCAATCAATAAAAACAATTAATCATCTATTAGAGATAAAAACATACTTATAA
- a CDS encoding DUF1569 domain-containing protein has product MKSIFETEAKAELLNRLENLEAESSAKWGKMNVNQMLVHCQKPIELALGESTIKKPNFLMGMMMKLVAPSLYNDKPWKEGLPTAKEFIIVNTEAFSSEKDKLKSKIETMSTSKDYFEPKKKHPIFGTFTADQWGKSAYKHLDHHFRQFGV; this is encoded by the coding sequence ATGAAATCTATTTTTGAAACCGAAGCTAAAGCTGAACTATTAAACCGTTTAGAAAATCTTGAGGCTGAATCTTCTGCTAAATGGGGAAAAATGAACGTTAACCAAATGCTCGTGCATTGTCAAAAACCTATCGAATTAGCTCTAGGCGAAAGCACTATTAAAAAACCTAATTTTTTAATGGGTATGATGATGAAACTTGTTGCGCCAAGCCTTTACAACGATAAACCTTGGAAAGAAGGTTTACCAACCGCTAAAGAATTTATTATAGTTAACACTGAAGCTTTTAGCTCCGAAAAAGATAAATTAAAGTCTAAAATTGAAACCATGAGCACATCTAAAGACTATTTTGAACCTAAAAAGAAACATCCAATTTTTGGTACGTTTACAGCAGACCAATGGGGAAAAAGTGCTTACAAACATTTAGATCATCACTTTAGACAATTTGGTGTGTAG
- the rlmB gene encoding 23S rRNA (guanosine(2251)-2'-O)-methyltransferase RlmB — protein MEKTTQIFGIRAIIEAINSNKNIDKVFLQKGLKGDLYKELESLINSNRINSSYVPVEKLNKLTNNNHQGAVAQIAPIKFYELESLHEKVLEKTTTPLYLLLDQLSDVRNFGAIIRTAECTGVNGIIIQSKGSAPVNGDTIKTSAGAVFKVPICKVSHIKDAVFFLQASDVKVIAATEKTTNTLYDVDFKGACAIIMGSEGRGINPSVIKVADEKAKLPLLGEIESLNVSVACGAFLYEAIRQRR, from the coding sequence ATGGAAAAAACAACTCAGATTTTTGGTATTCGAGCAATTATAGAGGCTATAAATTCTAATAAAAATATAGATAAGGTCTTTTTACAAAAAGGTTTAAAAGGAGATTTATATAAAGAACTAGAAAGCTTAATTAATAGTAATAGAATTAATTCTTCTTACGTACCTGTTGAAAAGTTAAATAAACTAACTAACAATAATCATCAAGGTGCTGTTGCACAAATTGCGCCAATTAAATTTTATGAGTTGGAATCTTTACATGAAAAAGTGTTAGAGAAAACCACTACTCCACTATACTTATTATTGGACCAATTAAGTGATGTAAGAAATTTTGGTGCAATTATTAGAACCGCAGAATGTACAGGTGTAAATGGAATTATAATTCAATCCAAAGGATCTGCTCCTGTTAATGGAGACACTATAAAAACTAGTGCCGGAGCAGTATTTAAAGTACCAATTTGCAAAGTATCGCATATAAAGGACGCTGTGTTTTTTTTACAAGCATCTGATGTAAAAGTAATTGCAGCAACTGAAAAAACAACCAATACATTATACGATGTAGATTTTAAAGGTGCTTGTGCAATTATTATGGGTTCTGAAGGTAGAGGGATAAATCCATCGGTAATAAAAGTAGCTGATGAAAAAGCTAAATTACCGCTTTTAGGTGAAATAGAATCTCTTAATGTTTCTGTGGCTTGCGGTGCATTTTTATATGAAGCAATAAGACAAAGACGTTAG
- the radC gene encoding RadC family protein, which yields MSEKKPSFSIKNWSEDDQPREKLLKKGKTALSDAELVAILIGSGNREESAVDLCKRILSSVDNNLNQLGKLSIKQLMQFKGIGEAKAISIAAALELGRRRRAEEALQQFKITSCKSVFELMQPIIGELPHEEFWIIYLNNSNKVIDKLQLSKGGITGTLVDTRLVLKQALQVGAVAIIMAHNHPSGTLKPSQADKDITQKLKLAAQSLDIRVLDHLIITENAYFSFADSALL from the coding sequence ATGTCTGAAAAAAAGCCATCTTTTTCAATAAAAAACTGGTCGGAAGACGATCAACCACGAGAAAAGCTTCTAAAAAAAGGAAAAACAGCCTTAAGTGATGCCGAATTAGTCGCTATTTTAATTGGATCAGGAAACCGCGAAGAAAGCGCTGTAGATTTATGTAAACGCATTTTATCTAGCGTAGATAATAACTTAAACCAGTTAGGAAAATTAAGCATTAAACAATTAATGCAATTTAAAGGCATTGGCGAAGCTAAAGCTATTAGCATTGCTGCAGCTTTAGAATTAGGACGACGTAGACGAGCAGAAGAAGCCTTACAGCAATTTAAAATCACCTCTTGCAAATCTGTTTTTGAGTTAATGCAACCAATAATTGGCGAGCTACCACATGAAGAATTTTGGATTATTTACCTTAATAATTCTAATAAAGTTATTGATAAATTACAGCTAAGTAAAGGCGGAATTACAGGTACTTTGGTAGATACGCGTTTGGTCTTAAAACAAGCGCTACAAGTAGGTGCAGTTGCAATAATTATGGCACATAATCATCCTTCAGGAACCTTAAAACCTAGTCAAGCCGATAAAGATATTACCCAAAAATTAAAATTAGCTGCTCAAAGTTTGGATATACGTGTTTTAGATCATTTAATAATTACAGAAAACGCTTATTTTAGTTTTGCAGATAGCGCATTACTATAA
- a CDS encoding rhomboid family intramembrane serine protease, which produces MKSNQQFKFSPEVILFPLGFIMFLWLIFAIEIRFGLNFNSFGIFPQKLIGLRGIIFSPFIHGGIEHLYHNTIPLFILSASLFYFYKPIAFKIIIYGILLSGLFTWIIGRPSYHIGASGLIYVLASFIFFKGVFAKHYRLIALSLLVVFLYGSMVWNVLPIKDGVSWEGHLSGLVIGFLFALLFKKQIAKPKKYKWEQPDYNEEEDEFLKHFDENGYFIESLPEENSIDEDLEITSNNTFSTPVNYVFKKDKTED; this is translated from the coding sequence ATGAAATCTAATCAACAATTTAAATTTAGTCCAGAAGTTATATTATTCCCGTTGGGATTTATAATGTTTTTATGGTTAATTTTTGCAATAGAAATTAGATTTGGTTTAAACTTTAATTCCTTTGGTATATTCCCGCAAAAACTAATTGGATTAAGAGGAATAATTTTTAGTCCTTTTATTCATGGAGGAATAGAACACCTTTATCACAATACAATTCCTTTATTTATATTATCAGCTTCCTTATTTTATTTCTATAAACCAATAGCTTTCAAAATAATAATTTATGGGATATTATTATCCGGGTTATTTACGTGGATTATTGGTAGACCTTCTTATCATATAGGAGCAAGCGGATTAATCTATGTTTTGGCAAGCTTTATTTTTTTTAAAGGTGTTTTTGCAAAGCATTATAGATTAATTGCATTATCTCTTTTAGTTGTGTTTTTATATGGAAGTATGGTATGGAATGTTTTACCTATAAAAGATGGCGTATCTTGGGAAGGACATTTATCTGGTTTGGTAATTGGGTTTTTATTTGCTCTTTTATTTAAAAAACAAATTGCAAAACCAAAAAAATATAAATGGGAACAACCCGATTATAACGAAGAAGAAGATGAATTTTTAAAACACTTTGACGAAAATGGTTACTTTATAGAAAGTTTACCAGAAGAGAATAGTATTGACGAAGATTTAGAAATCACATCAAATAATACGTTCTCTACACCAGTAAATTATGTGTTTAAAAAAGATAAAACTGAAGACTAA
- a CDS encoding replication-associated recombination protein A, with translation MNTPLAERLRPQNLEDYISQQHLVGPNGTLTKHIQQGLIPSMIFWGPPGIGKTTLANIIANTSNRPFYQLSAIASGVKDVRDVIQKAKESGGLFTAKNPILFIDEIHRFSKSQQDSLLQAVEKGWVTLIGATTENPSFEVISALLSRCQVYILKAFEKNDLEALLKRAIEKDEILSQKNIKLKETSALLRLSGGDARKLLNIFELIVNAETNEKIIITDKMVMDKVENNTVRYDKTGEQHYDIVSAFIKSIRGSDPNAAVYYLARMVEGGEDVKFIARRMLILASEDIGNANPTALVIANSTFQAVSTIGYPESRIILSQCATYLACSAKSNAAYMAINTAQQLVKQTGDLSVPLNIRNAPTKLMKDIGYGEDYKYSHNYTNNFAAQEFLPKEIVNTTIYQPGNNARENAQREFLKQRWKDKYGY, from the coding sequence ATGAATACGCCACTAGCAGAACGTTTACGTCCTCAAAATCTAGAAGACTACATTAGCCAACAACACCTTGTTGGACCTAATGGTACGTTAACTAAACATATACAGCAAGGTTTAATCCCATCGATGATTTTTTGGGGTCCACCAGGTATTGGAAAAACAACCTTAGCCAATATTATCGCTAATACATCTAATAGACCTTTTTACCAGTTAAGTGCTATAGCTTCTGGTGTAAAAGACGTTAGAGATGTTATACAAAAAGCTAAAGAAAGTGGCGGATTATTTACTGCTAAAAATCCTATTTTATTTATTGATGAAATCCACCGTTTTAGCAAATCTCAACAAGATAGTTTACTACAAGCTGTAGAAAAAGGTTGGGTTACATTAATTGGTGCAACTACCGAAAATCCTAGTTTTGAAGTCATTTCGGCATTATTGTCACGCTGTCAGGTTTATATTTTAAAAGCTTTTGAAAAAAACGATTTAGAAGCACTTTTAAAACGTGCTATTGAAAAAGACGAAATCTTATCTCAAAAAAACATAAAACTTAAAGAGACTAGTGCGTTATTGCGTCTTTCTGGTGGAGATGCTAGAAAGCTTCTTAACATTTTTGAATTAATTGTAAATGCCGAAACTAATGAAAAGATTATTATAACCGATAAGATGGTTATGGATAAGGTTGAAAATAATACGGTACGATATGATAAAACTGGTGAACAACATTACGATATTGTTTCAGCTTTTATAAAATCAATTCGTGGTAGCGATCCTAACGCTGCAGTGTATTATCTTGCTAGAATGGTTGAAGGTGGCGAAGACGTGAAATTTATCGCTAGACGTATGTTAATTTTAGCTAGTGAAGATATTGGTAATGCAAATCCTACTGCATTAGTTATTGCAAATAGTACGTTTCAAGCGGTATCTACCATTGGTTATCCAGAGTCTAGAATTATACTTAGTCAATGCGCAACGTATTTAGCATGTTCTGCAAAAAGTAATGCTGCGTATATGGCTATTAACACAGCACAGCAATTAGTTAAACAAACTGGTGACTTAAGTGTACCGCTTAACATACGCAATGCGCCAACAAAACTAATGAAAGATATTGGTTATGGCGAAGATTACAAATACAGCCACAATTATACAAACAATTTTGCAGCGCAAGAGTTTTTACCAAAAGAGATAGTAAACACAACTATTTATCAACCTGGTAATAACGCTAGAGAAAATGCACAACGCGAATTTTTAAAACAACGTTGGAAAGATAAATACGGCTATTAA
- a CDS encoding UDP-N-acetylmuramate--L-alanine ligase: protein MNVHFIAIGGSAMHNLALALHNKGYQVTGSDDTIFEPSKSRLEAKGLLPEQFGWFPEKITESLDAIVLGMHAKADNPELLKAQELGLKIYSYPEFLYEQSKDKTRVVIGGSHGKTTITSMILHVMHYHDRDVDFMVGAQLEGFDVMVKLTEDNDFIVLEGDEYLSSPIDRRPKFHLYKPNIALLSGIAWDHINVFPTYENYEEQFKIFVDSIVRGGSINFNEEDEAVKRIVEASENPIRKLPYHTPEYTVEDGETLLETPEGPMPIEVFGKHNLNNLAGAKWICQHMGIDEDDFYEAISTFKGASKRLEKIAETYNSVAYKDFAHSPSKVSATTKAVKEQYADRTLVACLELHTYSSLNAEFLKEYKGALDAADVALVFYSPHAVEIKKLEAVTHKQIADAFERDDLIIYTNPDDFKNYLFSQNFDNKALLLMSSGNYGGLDFEELKSLL, encoded by the coding sequence ATGAACGTACATTTTATAGCTATTGGCGGAAGCGCAATGCACAACCTTGCATTAGCATTACATAACAAAGGATATCAAGTAACAGGAAGTGACGACACGATTTTTGAACCTTCAAAATCACGTCTTGAAGCTAAAGGATTATTGCCAGAACAATTTGGATGGTTTCCTGAGAAAATTACCGAAAGTTTAGATGCTATCGTTTTAGGAATGCACGCTAAAGCAGATAATCCAGAGTTATTAAAAGCTCAAGAATTAGGCTTAAAAATATACAGTTATCCAGAGTTTTTATACGAGCAATCTAAAGATAAGACTAGAGTTGTTATTGGTGGTAGTCATGGTAAAACCACAATAACATCTATGATTTTACACGTTATGCATTACCATGATCGCGATGTCGATTTTATGGTTGGAGCACAATTAGAAGGTTTTGACGTGATGGTAAAATTAACCGAGGATAACGATTTTATTGTTTTAGAAGGTGACGAATATTTAAGTAGTCCGATAGATAGACGACCAAAATTTCATCTATACAAACCCAATATTGCATTGTTAAGCGGTATTGCTTGGGATCATATTAATGTGTTTCCGACTTATGAAAATTATGAAGAACAGTTTAAAATCTTTGTAGATAGTATTGTACGTGGCGGAAGTATAAATTTTAACGAAGAAGACGAAGCTGTAAAACGCATTGTAGAAGCTAGCGAAAACCCAATTAGAAAATTACCATATCACACACCAGAATATACTGTTGAAGATGGCGAAACATTGTTAGAAACTCCAGAAGGACCAATGCCAATAGAAGTGTTTGGTAAGCACAACTTAAATAATTTGGCTGGTGCAAAATGGATTTGCCAACATATGGGAATTGATGAAGATGATTTTTACGAAGCTATTTCAACATTTAAAGGCGCAAGCAAACGTTTAGAAAAAATTGCCGAAACCTATAATAGCGTTGCTTATAAAGATTTTGCACATTCGCCAAGTAAGGTAAGTGCAACAACAAAAGCAGTTAAAGAACAATACGCAGATCGTACTTTGGTTGCGTGTTTAGAATTACATACTTATAGTAGTTTAAATGCCGAATTTTTAAAAGAATATAAAGGCGCTTTAGATGCAGCAGATGTTGCACTAGTATTTTATAGTCCGCATGCGGTAGAAATTAAAAAACTAGAAGCGGTAACACACAAACAAATAGCAGATGCTTTTGAGCGTGACGATTTAATTATTTATACCAATCCAGACGATTTTAAAAATTATCTGTTCTCTCAAAATTTTGATAACAAAGCTTTATTGTTAATGAGTAGCGGTAATTATGGCGGATTGGATTTTGAAGAATTAAAAAGTTTACTATAA
- a CDS encoding polysaccharide deacetylase family protein produces MLLVYTHKITPRIKYTFKQVCTRILGIPVDFTTTIEDFIAHDSLKMSYAKQPLSSEVFIRSNDLLFEQGLSDLDINIYDWEDTKCFFPTGEKSALPFDIFAATFYLISRYEEYLPHVKDNYGRFPAEESLAYNNNFLTQPVVDIWAYKFKNLLLEHFPDYVFEEKKYSVTPVIDVPSAYKYKLKGIMRTYGGTFKDFFAFRFKDVYERFGVLLGMRKDPYDTYKYILNRQKKQSFKFIFFFLVGDYSTYDKNINSQKQKFVSLIKHVADYCKVGIKSSFFALTDIELLKKEKSRMEAIINTNIAGSRQSFSKVNLPESYRNLVELEIPEDYTMGYVNHLGFRAGTCTPFFFYDLDYEIQTPLKIVPYHALDFAFLKHNSLLDKQEVLQKLIRQIKAVNGNFVPVFHNYTFSNIPRWKHFKSLFNIILKSVND; encoded by the coding sequence ATGTTACTAGTCTACACACATAAAATAACGCCTCGTATTAAATATACTTTTAAACAAGTATGTACAAGGATTTTAGGTATACCTGTAGATTTTACAACAACTATAGAAGATTTTATAGCACATGACAGCCTTAAAATGTCTTACGCCAAACAACCTTTAAGTAGCGAAGTGTTTATAAGATCTAATGATTTGTTATTTGAGCAAGGGTTATCAGATCTTGACATAAATATTTACGATTGGGAAGACACTAAATGCTTTTTCCCTACAGGAGAAAAAAGTGCTTTACCGTTTGATATTTTTGCAGCAACGTTTTATTTAATTAGTAGATATGAAGAATATTTACCACACGTAAAAGATAATTATGGACGTTTTCCTGCTGAAGAAAGCCTTGCTTACAACAACAACTTTTTAACACAACCAGTTGTTGATATTTGGGCTTATAAATTTAAAAATTTACTGCTTGAGCATTTTCCTGATTATGTTTTTGAAGAAAAAAAATATTCTGTAACTCCAGTTATAGATGTTCCATCTGCTTATAAATACAAGTTAAAAGGAATTATGAGAACTTATGGCGGAACATTTAAAGACTTTTTTGCATTCAGATTTAAAGATGTTTACGAGCGTTTTGGTGTATTATTAGGCATGCGTAAAGATCCTTACGATACTTACAAGTACATACTTAACAGACAAAAAAAGCAATCTTTTAAATTTATTTTTTTCTTTTTAGTTGGCGATTATTCGACATATGATAAGAATATAAATAGTCAAAAACAAAAGTTTGTGTCGTTAATAAAACATGTTGCAGACTATTGTAAAGTAGGGATAAAATCGTCTTTTTTTGCACTTACAGATATCGAGTTACTAAAAAAAGAAAAGAGTAGGATGGAGGCAATAATTAACACTAATATTGCAGGTTCTAGACAATCTTTTTCTAAAGTAAATTTACCAGAATCTTACCGTAATTTGGTAGAATTAGAAATACCAGAAGACTATACAATGGGTTATGTAAACCATTTAGGTTTTAGAGCAGGAACATGTACTCCGTTTTTTTTCTATGATTTAGATTACGAAATACAAACGCCACTTAAAATAGTTCCTTATCACGCTTTAGATTTTGCTTTTTTAAAGCACAATTCGTTATTAGATAAACAAGAAGTATTACAAAAGTTAATCCGTCAAATAAAAGCTGTTAACGGTAATTTTGTTCCTGTGTTTCATAACTATACATTTAGTAATATACCGCGTTGGAAACATTTTAAAAGCTTATTTAATATTATTTTAAAATCTGTAAATGACTAA
- a CDS encoding tetratricopeptide repeat protein, with product MQKNQKQYQENVNFVTMKINSMRLLIILCCFPFVLLGQSTLEKSRAFIAKKLFTKAENELVTFVDNNQNNLEAIELLGDAYGHQKKWDDAAKQYKKLTEAKPTEANYHYKYGGALGMKALSVSKFKALGIIDDVKAAFLKAAELDPNHIETRWALVELYMQLPGIIGGSKSKSLKYANELENLSKVDGYLAKGYIYEYDDEPELAEDYYLKAIKVGGSITCYSKLTSFYENQKQPEKAIKNIENEQSVHFRNSLRYQIGKVSAEYNVQLDKGESCLKSYIFNYSAKDGVPKAWANYRLAQIYKHKKETNKALEYIELALGELPDIDVFKEFKKSLQ from the coding sequence ATGCAAAAGAATCAAAAACAATACCAAGAGAATGTTAATTTTGTAACTATGAAAATTAATTCTATGCGATTATTAATAATTTTATGTTGTTTTCCTTTTGTGTTATTAGGTCAGTCTACTTTAGAAAAAAGTCGAGCTTTTATTGCAAAAAAACTATTTACTAAAGCGGAAAATGAATTAGTAACTTTTGTGGATAATAACCAAAATAATCTAGAAGCAATAGAATTATTAGGCGATGCATACGGACATCAAAAAAAATGGGACGATGCAGCAAAACAATATAAAAAGTTAACCGAAGCTAAACCAACCGAAGCCAATTACCATTACAAATATGGTGGCGCTTTAGGGATGAAAGCCTTATCTGTAAGCAAATTTAAAGCATTAGGAATTATAGATGATGTGAAAGCAGCATTTTTAAAAGCTGCCGAATTAGATCCAAATCATATCGAAACACGTTGGGCTTTAGTAGAGTTATACATGCAATTACCAGGTATAATTGGCGGTAGCAAAAGCAAATCTTTAAAATATGCTAACGAGCTTGAAAATCTATCTAAAGTTGATGGCTATTTAGCAAAAGGATATATTTATGAATATGATGACGAGCCAGAACTTGCCGAAGATTATTACCTAAAAGCGATTAAAGTTGGCGGCTCTATTACGTGTTACAGTAAATTAACAAGCTTTTACGAAAACCAAAAACAACCTGAAAAGGCAATTAAAAATATTGAAAACGAGCAAAGCGTACATTTTAGAAATAGTTTGCGCTACCAAATTGGAAAAGTAAGTGCAGAATATAATGTGCAATTAGATAAAGGTGAATCGTGTTTAAAAAGTTATATTTTTAACTATTCGGCTAAAGATGGTGTGCCAAAAGCTTGGGCAAATTACCGTTTAGCTCAAATCTATAAGCATAAAAAAGAAACTAATAAAGCTTTAGAATATATTGAATTAGCTTTAGGTGAATTGCCAGACATTGATGTGTTTAAAGAATTTAAGAAAAGTTTGCAGTAA